A stretch of Malus sylvestris chromosome 11, drMalSylv7.2, whole genome shotgun sequence DNA encodes these proteins:
- the LOC126589539 gene encoding glucan endo-1,3-beta-glucosidase 9-like: MPPNLCTLLFLLATTVSTCGAIGVNWGTTASHPLPPAKVVELLKSNNVTKVKLFDADPGILGALSGSKLSVTVGIPNALLKFLNSSKKAAESWVHENVTRYVSNGGGGVGVKIELVGLQMEQQMQPLPLQRHS, encoded by the exons ATGCCCCCAAATCTCTGCACACTCCTCTTCCTCCTGGCGACCACCGTCTCCACCTGCGGAGCCATAGGCGTGAACTGGGGTACGACGGCGTCTCACCCACTACCGCCGGCCAAGGTGGTGGAGCTGCTGAAGTCCAACAATGTTACCAAGGTCAAGCTGTTCGACGCCGACCCGGGCATCCTCGGAGCGCTTTCTGGGTCTAAGCTTAGCGTCACTGTGGGCATTCCCAATGCATTGCTTAAATTCCTCAACTCTTCCAAGAAGGCTGCCGAGAGTTGGGTACATGAAAATGTCACTCGCTACGTCTCCAACGGCGGCGGCGGCGTCGGTGTTAAAATTGA ATTGGTTGGCCTACAGATGGAGCAGCAAATGCAACCTCTTCCACTGCAGAGACATTCATGA